A region from the Drosophila bipectinata strain 14024-0381.07 chromosome 3R, DbipHiC1v2, whole genome shotgun sequence genome encodes:
- the Mau2 gene encoding MAU2 chromatid cohesion factor homolog, with protein sequence MSASTSTTAAASQDACYISLLGLAEYFRTSQPPNIKKCIQCLQALFTFMPPSKVEARTHLQMGQILMAYTQNIDLARHHLEKAWSISEPLANFDVKFDTASLLAQLHLQTDQNSNQAKAMLRRAVELSQHNVYWHCKLLLQLAQIHASDREYSLASELLAVGAESADEAGATYLKVLFLLSRAMILMIERKTNDVLALLNSAGQIIDNNIPNPHQKEYLKVFFLVLQVCYYLALGQVKTVKPSLKQLQMSIQTIMAPNWPTDEAIFGANQLEMFVWLPKEQLYVLVYLVTVSHSMMAGYMDKAQKYTEKALTQIEKLKQQEDKPILSVFKVILLEHIVMCRMVMGNRELAIREIAAARDVCLAAPQRSLLRRHSAQLHCLIGLYSMSTSFFEHAERQFLVCVSETNERDLKLFANLNLAIIYLRTKRDTDLKQILDAVSSENTNTYSSQALMGGFYYVQGLHAFHKNSFHEAKRFLRETLKMANAEDLNRLTSCSLVLLSHVFLSIGNSKESMNMVTPAMQLASKIPDIHVQLWGSAILKDLHRMSKDVQHEKDAYANHLKYSENLIADQRKSVQSSHHELVNWFHGDPPVTSGPPTTTAVAMILPDSSATGPVPVIASTSTGMQQAMQPVGPYGQFY encoded by the exons ATGAGCGCATCGACGAGCACGACGGCAGCGGCCTCGCAAGACGCCTGCTACATATCGCTGCTCGGTCTAGCGGAATACTTCCGCACATCGCAGCCGCCGAACATTAAGAAGTGCATCCAGTGTCTCCAGGCGCTCTTCACGTTCATGCCGCCCTCAAAGGTTGAGGCGCGGACACATCTACAAATGGGCCAGATCCTGATGGCTTACACGCAAAACATAGACCTGGCGCGCCATCATCTGGAGAAGGCGTGGAGCATATCGGAACCTTTGGCCAACTTTGATGTGAAGTTCGATACCGCCTCCCTTCTTGCTCAGCTACATCTTCAAACGGACCAGAACTCGAACCAGGCCAAGGCGATGCTCCGTCGCGCAGTTGAGTTATCCCAGCACAACGTCTACTGGCACTGTAAACTGTTGCTTCAACTAGCCCAGATCCATGCCAGCGACCGCGAATACTCATTGGCCTCCGAGCTACTGGCGGTCGGAGCGGAAAGTGCTGACGAGGCGGGCGCCACGTACCTGAAGGTGCTGTTCCTTCTCTCACGCGCCATGATACTCATGATCGAGCGCAAGACAAATGATGTGCTCGCCCTGCTCAATTCCGCCGGCCAGATTATCGACAACAACATCCCTAATCCGCACCAAAAGGAGTACCTCAAGGTGTTTTTTTTAGTCCTTCAGGTGTGCTATTACCTGGCTCTGGGTCAGGTGAAGACAGtaaaacccagcctcaaacaGCTTCAAATGTCCATCCAAACGATAATGGCTCCCAATTGGCCCACGGACGAAGCCATATTCGGAGCGAACCAGCTAGAGATGTTCGTGTGGCTTCCGAAGGAGCAGCTGTATGTCCTGGTCTACTTGGTGACCGTGTCGCACTCCATGATGGCCGGTTATATGGACAAGGCGCAAAAGTACACGGAAAAGGCGCTAACCCAAATCGAAAAACTAAAACAGCAGGAAGACAAGCCAATTCTCTCCGTGTTCAAGGTGATCCTGCTGGAACATATCGTCATGTGCCGGATGGTAATGGGAAATCGTGAACTGGCCATCCGAGAGATAGCGGCCGCGAGAGACGTGTGCCTTGCGGCTCCACAGCGCAGCCTTCTACGACGCCACTCCGCCCAGCTGCACTGCCTCATCGGGCTGTATTCTATGTCCACTAGCTTCTTCGAGCATGCCGAACGCCAGTTCCTGGTGTGTGTGAGCGAAACCAACGAACGAGACCTGAAGCTGTTTGCGAACCTCAACCTGGCGATCATATACCTGCGCACTAAGCGCGACACGGACCTCAAGCAAATCCTCGACGCCGTCTCCTCAGAAAATACCAACACCTACAGCAGTCAAGCGCTAATGGGCGGGTTTTACTACGTCCAGGGACTGCACGCCTTCCACAAGAACAGCTTCCACGAGGCCAA ACGCTTTCTGCGCGAGACCTTGAAAATGGCCAATGCTGAGGACCTGAACCGGCTGACCAGCTGCTCGTTGGTCCTGCTCTCGCACGTATTCCTCAGCATCGGCAACTCCAAGGAGAGCATGAACATGGTGACACCGGCCATGCAACTGGCCAGCAAGATACCCGATATCCATGTCCAGCTTTGGGGCTCGGCTATCCTAAAAGATTTGCATAGAATGTCCAAGGATGTACAACATGAAAAGGATGCTTATGCCAATCATCTAAAATACTCCGAAAACCTGATTGCAGACCAACGGAAGAGCGTACAAAGCTCTCACCATGAATTAGTCAACTGGTTCCACGGTGATCCGCCGGTAACAAGTGGTCCGCCCACTACAACCGCCGTTGCCATGATCCTGCCAGACTCCTCCGCCACCGGACCTGTCCCTGTTATCGCGTCCACATCTACGGGCATGCAACAGGCGATGCAACCAGTGGGGCCTTACGGCCAGTTCTACTAG